The following are encoded together in the Bacillus alveayuensis genome:
- a CDS encoding ribosomal protein L37AE/L43A (product_source=COG1997; cath_funfam=1.10.1420.10; cog=COG1997; pfam=PF08378; smart=SM00249; superfamily=57889) translates to MIKKERDIPLTILKYEALLRRLPTSHVQRALIKEQLSKCWKGYVGEQSIDYFLSDLPKNQYFIFHDLRLPAGENKYAQFDTIILSKSYILIIEVKNINGTLLFDQTFHQLIRIKDGLEEAFPDPILQLKRHQKIITSLLQEQNIPQIPVETLVVITNHSTVIKAASDSKEIQQKVIRPTNLLHKIERFSAKHQQERLSPKDIRKLSRYFTKYHTPLHQDVLSLFNIKKSEILTGVHCPRCLKLPLQKQKSRNKWYCANCDKTYHDAHLHALKDYALLFHHSITNEECRKFLHLPSIQASYRLLQSLNLKQSGITKNRRYHLSFEELKGI, encoded by the coding sequence TTGATTAAAAAAGAGCGCGATATTCCTCTTACAATTCTAAAATATGAAGCATTATTAAGGAGGCTTCCGACTTCTCATGTACAACGGGCCCTAATTAAAGAACAGCTGTCTAAATGTTGGAAAGGCTATGTTGGCGAGCAGTCAATTGATTATTTTTTAAGCGATTTGCCGAAAAATCAATATTTTATTTTTCATGACTTACGATTACCAGCTGGCGAAAATAAATACGCACAATTTGATACGATTATTTTATCCAAAAGCTATATACTTATAATTGAAGTGAAAAACATAAATGGAACATTATTATTTGATCAAACATTTCACCAGCTTATACGGATAAAGGACGGTTTAGAAGAAGCTTTTCCTGATCCCATATTGCAATTAAAGCGGCATCAAAAAATCATTACATCTTTACTGCAAGAGCAAAACATCCCGCAGATTCCGGTTGAAACACTTGTTGTGATTACAAACCATTCTACCGTTATAAAAGCAGCATCCGATTCGAAAGAAATTCAACAAAAAGTAATCCGCCCTACGAATTTGCTCCATAAAATTGAACGTTTCAGCGCAAAACATCAACAGGAGCGCCTCTCCCCTAAAGACATCAGGAAGCTATCCCGCTACTTCACTAAATATCATACTCCTCTTCATCAAGATGTACTTTCCCTTTTTAATATAAAAAAATCCGAAATCTTAACAGGTGTCCATTGCCCCCGATGTTTGAAACTACCCTTGCAAAAACAAAAAAGCCGAAACAAATGGTACTGTGCAAACTGTGACAAAACCTATCATGATGCCCACCTGCATGCTTTAAAAGACTATGCCCTCTTATTCCATCATTCAATCACGAATGAGGAGTGCCGCAAATTTTTGCACTTACCTTCCATACAAGCTTCTTACCGATTATTACAATCACTTAATTTAAAGCAATCCGGCATAACTAAAAATCGTCGATATCATTTATCTTTTGAAGAGTTGAAAGGAATATAG
- a CDS encoding hypothetical protein (product_source=Hypo-rule applied; cath_funfam=1.20.5.190; smart=SM00338; superfamily=58100) — MRMPEQLLIQLLDLVQDLTGDMKSVKQDMSTLKEEVRTLKQDVET; from the coding sequence ATGCGCATGCCGGAACAGCTTCTCATTCAATTATTGGACCTCGTTCAAGACTTGACTGGAGACATGAAGAGCGTCAAACAAGATATGAGCACTTTAAAAGAAGAGGTACGGACTCTGAAACAAGATGTCGAAACATAA
- a CDS encoding putative membrane protein (product_source=KO:K01421; cath_funfam=1.10.287.950; cog=COG1511; ko=KO:K01421; pfam=PF12698; smart=SM00150; superfamily=101967; tigrfam=TIGR03057,TIGR03061,TIGR03062; transmembrane_helix_parts=Inside_1_19,TMhelix_20_42,Outside_43_566,TMhelix_567_589,Inside_590_601,TMhelix_602_624,Outside_625_638,TMhelix_639_661,Inside_662_667,TMhelix_668_690,Outside_691_725,TMhelix_726_745,Inside_746_757): MEHSLIGAELKAILTNRKVLIPIVAVLFIPVLYAGMFLWAFWDPYKHIDNLPVAVVNNDEGAEFEGEPLHLGDKLVEELKSSKDFHFQFVDEEEAYRDLKNQKYYMVVEIPHDFSQNATTLLDENPKKLQLKYVPNESYNFLSAQIGETAMKEIRAEMQKRITKTYSEAIFDQVKEMAEGLQKASDGAKELNDGALKLLDGSNELKSHLETLALSSIEFKEGVSKADEGSEQLASGMKELSSGLGQLKDGHSQLLQGTVDLQSGTNQLADGIGQVYKGLTTVETKMNQLMSGMNKAATGAQQFSQSMPELQQQTGKLATGAEQVADGIKELQAKLLAQQSDMEQLAATLQQLLPPEQFAQIAAKLPSAEESEQLAESLEQLKNGSVQVALGTATLNQTIEQTVAPNVQQLSDGLAQLSAGQKQLNDGVHELVIGSKDLNNGVQKIQAGQHELVSGNQLFYQKITDAYNGSKQLVSGGQSLTEGLNVLLEGSEKLSDGAEQLADGSKEFTEGTLELQNGTDEMYKKLAKAADQANGVDVEDQNLDMMAEPVQVQHEGIHKVPNYGTGFAPYFMSLGLFVGALLMTIVFPFKEPMKMPKNSLEWFFSKFIMLACFGTIQALIVDFVLLFGLGLEVQNVSLFIMTSIITSLTFMALVQMLVSILDQPGRFLAIIILILQLTTSAGTFPLELIPSALQKFNALLPMTYSIFALKAAISSGENAFMWQNNMILLAFATGCALMTIAYFTFKFKRTGAYEAEN, translated from the coding sequence TTGGAGCATTCGTTAATAGGTGCTGAGTTAAAGGCAATTTTGACAAATCGTAAAGTACTCATTCCAATCGTGGCAGTTCTTTTTATTCCTGTTTTATATGCAGGGATGTTTTTGTGGGCGTTTTGGGATCCGTATAAACATATAGATAATTTACCAGTTGCCGTCGTAAATAATGATGAAGGGGCGGAGTTTGAGGGGGAGCCGTTGCATTTAGGAGATAAGCTTGTTGAAGAGCTAAAAAGTTCAAAGGATTTCCATTTTCAGTTTGTTGACGAAGAGGAAGCATATCGTGATTTAAAAAATCAAAAATATTATATGGTTGTAGAGATTCCGCATGACTTTTCACAAAATGCTACAACCCTACTTGATGAAAATCCAAAGAAATTGCAGCTAAAATATGTTCCAAATGAGAGCTACAACTTTTTATCGGCACAAATTGGGGAAACAGCCATGAAAGAAATACGGGCAGAAATGCAAAAAAGGATAACGAAAACCTATTCCGAGGCTATTTTTGATCAAGTAAAGGAAATGGCAGAAGGTCTTCAAAAGGCGAGCGATGGCGCCAAAGAGCTAAATGATGGGGCGCTTAAACTATTAGATGGTTCGAATGAGTTAAAAAGTCATTTAGAGACACTTGCCCTAAGTTCAATCGAATTTAAAGAAGGAGTCTCCAAAGCTGATGAAGGATCGGAACAGCTTGCATCAGGAATGAAAGAGTTAAGCTCAGGTTTAGGACAATTGAAAGATGGTCATAGCCAATTGCTTCAAGGAACAGTAGATCTTCAAAGTGGAACCAATCAATTAGCGGATGGGATCGGTCAAGTTTATAAAGGGCTGACAACCGTTGAGACGAAAATGAATCAACTAATGAGCGGAATGAACAAAGCGGCAACTGGTGCTCAGCAATTTTCGCAAAGTATGCCAGAACTACAGCAGCAAACAGGAAAATTGGCGACAGGAGCAGAGCAGGTTGCAGATGGTATTAAAGAACTGCAAGCAAAGCTTCTAGCGCAACAATCTGATATGGAGCAGCTAGCAGCAACATTACAACAATTGCTACCGCCGGAACAATTTGCGCAAATTGCAGCAAAATTACCTTCTGCAGAAGAAAGTGAACAATTAGCGGAAAGCCTTGAGCAGCTGAAAAATGGCAGTGTACAGGTAGCTTTAGGAACAGCTACTTTAAATCAAACCATTGAACAAACAGTAGCTCCTAATGTTCAACAATTATCAGACGGATTAGCACAACTTTCCGCAGGGCAAAAACAATTAAATGATGGGGTACACGAGCTGGTCATCGGCTCTAAGGACTTAAATAATGGTGTTCAAAAAATTCAGGCAGGACAACACGAACTCGTATCTGGGAATCAATTATTTTATCAAAAAATAACAGACGCATACAACGGTTCAAAACAATTAGTCTCCGGCGGCCAATCGTTAACAGAAGGGCTCAATGTGCTTTTGGAAGGCTCTGAAAAACTTAGCGATGGCGCTGAACAGCTTGCTGATGGATCAAAAGAATTCACAGAAGGAACACTAGAGCTGCAAAATGGTACAGATGAAATGTATAAAAAGTTAGCGAAAGCTGCTGATCAGGCAAACGGAGTGGATGTAGAAGATCAAAATTTAGATATGATGGCAGAGCCGGTTCAAGTTCAACATGAAGGAATTCATAAAGTTCCTAACTACGGAACTGGATTTGCTCCATATTTTATGTCCCTAGGTTTATTCGTTGGTGCCTTACTGATGACGATCGTATTTCCGTTTAAAGAGCCTATGAAAATGCCAAAAAACAGTTTGGAATGGTTTTTCAGCAAATTTATCATGTTAGCATGTTTTGGAACCATTCAAGCACTTATCGTCGATTTCGTACTACTTTTTGGTCTTGGTCTTGAAGTCCAAAACGTTTCATTATTTATTATGACATCGATTATAACGAGTTTAACGTTTATGGCATTAGTTCAAATGCTCGTTTCCATTTTAGATCAGCCTGGACGCTTCTTAGCTATTATTATTTTAATCTTACAATTAACAACAAGTGCTGGAACATTCCCGCTTGAATTAATCCCGAGCGCATTACAAAAATTTAATGCTCTCTTGCCAATGACCTATTCCATTTTTGCTTTAAAAGCAGCGATTTCAAGCGGCGAAAATGCCTTTATGTGGCAAAACAATATGATACTTCTTGCTTTTGCTACAGGATGTGCACTAATGACGATCGCTTATTTCACTTTTAAATTCAAGCGGACCGGAGCATATGAGGCTGAAAATTAG
- a CDS encoding hypothetical protein (product_source=Hypo-rule applied; superfamily=55166): MVKAIRDNQIEQRSIEDSIIHEIAHIRREMATKEDIIHIHHRLDYQISRIARTEEELHFKDEGCGQKYDFLYRVYTSRYHSNGVRKSCQANQHLQS, translated from the coding sequence ATGGTAAAAGCCATTCGGGACAATCAGATTGAACAGCGCAGCATTGAAGATAGCATCATCCATGAGATTGCCCACATTCGTCGTGAGATGGCTACAAAAGAAGACATCATCCATATCCATCATCGGTTAGACTACCAAATTAGCCGCATCGCCCGTACAGAGGAAGAGCTTCACTTTAAAGATGAAGGATGCGGTCAAAAATATGATTTCTTATACAGGGTGTACACTTCAAGATATCATTCAAATGGCGTCCGTAAATCTTGCCAAGCAAATCAACATCTACAATCGTAA
- a CDS encoding SMC interacting uncharacterized protein involved in chromosome segregation (product_source=COG5185; cath_funfam=1.20.5.360; cog=COG5185; smart=SM00338; superfamily=58100) — translation MEGLKQDVETLKDDVGGLKQDVEMLKDDVGGLKQDVEALKGDVGGLKQDVEALKGDVGGLKQNVEALKQRMDKQD, via the coding sequence GTGGAAGGCTTAAAACAAGATGTCGAAACATTAAAAGACGATGTGGGAGGCCTAAAACAAGATGTCGAAATGCTAAAAGACGATGTGGGAGGCCTAAAACAAGATGTCGAAGCGCTAAAAGGCGATGTGGGAGGCCTAAAACAAGATGTCGAAGCGCTAAAAGGCGATGTGGGAGGCTTAAAACAAAATGTCGAAGCGCTTAAACAGAGAATGGACAAGCAGGACTAA
- a CDS encoding PAS domain S-box-containing protein (product_source=TIGR00229; cath_funfam=1.10.10.60,1.10.8.60,2.10.77.10,3.30.450.20,3.40.50.300; cog=COG3284; pfam=PF00158,PF01590,PF02954; smart=SM00091,SM00382; superfamily=46689,52540,55781,55785; tigrfam=TIGR00229), which translates to MWKRFIFKNELSEELSPIVKESWIRSNKRKVDPFQPYGHIKKIEMKRYKSLIDWALPLMEGLYSIVKGSGFLVILCNEKGQLLKSIGDPDTLEKAAQIGFVEGADWSEQTMGTNAIGTSIVIDQPVQIVAEEHYSQICQSWTCSAAPIHDSKGCIIGVLNVSGPYEKVHPHTLGMVVSAVKAIEYQLKLNEKTEKNIMMQRFLEATTNNMKESILIIDTEGNIIKANDQLKKILCLDQSSLEEKNINEIFTNKSIVSNSPVYLQNKELHLKVKPSRNIHHVMVDKIPIYKDQQWIGSMIMLKEIEKVRQFVNHLSGNQAKITFDDIIGQHPYFIQKVKEAKLSAATDSNVLILGESGTGKDMFAQAIHNESKRKSRPFIAINCAGIPRDLLGSELFGYVDGAFTGAKKGGSAGKFELADGGTLFLDEIGEMSLEMQVLLLRVIQEKEVVRIGGHKVIPVNVRIIAATNKNLRDEVKKGSFREDLFFRLNVMPITLPPLRERKEDIPLLTHHFIEKLSKKLHKPFPEIMPDFLQVLTQYDWPGNIRELQNILERTLNRSTESSLTAKDLPEEVFQMFSGQKKEEILLHRDDIKKQSIIQALRLFNGNITKAAKHLGISRSTFYRQMKKFNIPYS; encoded by the coding sequence ATGTGGAAGCGCTTTATTTTTAAAAATGAGCTATCTGAAGAACTGTCCCCCATTGTCAAAGAATCATGGATTCGTTCAAACAAAAGAAAGGTAGATCCCTTCCAGCCCTATGGCCATATAAAAAAAATTGAAATGAAACGGTACAAAAGTCTCATTGATTGGGCTCTACCCTTAATGGAAGGACTTTATTCCATCGTAAAGGGCTCCGGATTTTTAGTCATTCTTTGTAATGAAAAAGGGCAGCTATTAAAATCCATCGGGGATCCAGACACACTGGAAAAGGCTGCTCAAATCGGCTTTGTCGAGGGGGCGGATTGGAGCGAACAAACGATGGGCACAAATGCGATTGGCACCTCCATTGTGATCGATCAACCTGTACAAATCGTTGCTGAGGAACATTATTCACAAATATGCCAATCATGGACTTGCTCCGCGGCCCCCATTCACGATTCAAAAGGCTGCATCATCGGCGTATTAAATGTATCAGGCCCATATGAAAAGGTGCATCCTCACACATTAGGGATGGTCGTTTCAGCGGTCAAAGCCATTGAGTATCAATTGAAGTTAAATGAAAAAACGGAAAAAAATATCATGATGCAGAGGTTTCTTGAAGCGACTACCAATAATATGAAAGAAAGCATCCTTATTATTGATACAGAAGGGAACATTATAAAGGCAAATGATCAGTTGAAAAAAATTCTTTGTCTTGACCAATCAAGCTTGGAAGAGAAAAACATCAACGAAATCTTTACAAATAAATCCATTGTTTCCAATAGTCCTGTCTATCTGCAAAACAAGGAACTCCATTTAAAAGTGAAGCCATCAAGAAATATCCATCATGTCATGGTCGATAAAATTCCAATTTATAAAGATCAACAGTGGATCGGTTCGATGATTATGCTGAAAGAAATCGAGAAGGTGCGCCAATTTGTCAACCACTTATCCGGCAACCAGGCAAAAATAACGTTTGATGATATTATCGGGCAGCATCCTTATTTTATTCAAAAAGTGAAGGAAGCTAAACTTTCAGCAGCGACCGACTCAAATGTTTTAATACTAGGAGAAAGCGGAACAGGAAAAGATATGTTCGCACAAGCCATCCACAATGAAAGCAAGCGAAAAAGCAGACCCTTTATTGCCATCAATTGTGCCGGAATTCCCCGCGATCTTCTTGGAAGCGAGCTGTTTGGCTATGTGGACGGTGCTTTTACCGGGGCTAAAAAAGGCGGAAGCGCGGGAAAATTTGAACTTGCTGACGGCGGCACCCTTTTTTTAGATGAAATTGGCGAAATGTCTTTGGAAATGCAGGTTCTTCTATTACGGGTCATTCAGGAAAAAGAAGTGGTGCGAATCGGCGGTCATAAAGTGATACCGGTGAACGTCCGAATTATCGCAGCGACAAACAAAAATCTCCGAGATGAAGTCAAAAAGGGAAGCTTTAGGGAAGATTTGTTCTTTCGCCTTAATGTTATGCCGATCACTCTGCCGCCTTTGCGGGAAAGAAAAGAGGATATACCGCTTCTTACCCATCACTTTATCGAAAAGCTCAGCAAAAAATTACACAAACCGTTTCCAGAAATTATGCCGGACTTTTTACAGGTGCTAACCCAGTACGATTGGCCAGGGAATATCCGCGAATTGCAAAATATACTTGAAAGAACATTAAACCGGAGTACAGAGTCTTCTTTAACTGCTAAAGATTTACCTGAAGAAGTGTTTCAAATGTTTTCTGGACAAAAAAAAGAGGAAATATTGCTTCATCGAGATGATATAAAAAAACAGTCCATTATTCAGGCGTTGCGTTTATTTAACGGAAATATCACGAAAGCAGCTAAACATTTAGGTATTTCCAGAAGTACTTTTTACAGACAAATGAAAAAGTTTAACATTCCATATTCATAA